From a single Oncorhynchus tshawytscha isolate Ot180627B linkage group LG29, Otsh_v2.0, whole genome shotgun sequence genomic region:
- the LOC112227533 gene encoding class E basic helix-loop-helix protein 22-like translates to MDRRMNLNGPGDIFHKTLSAVSNKKMDSFRSAAGVDLPGSRDHQSPISCFDQTDSDPIQPGGLAGGRGGPLGLPTGSLCVKFGESSNRTSAAESSGGEQSPDDDSDGRCEMVLLADGRTVAAGKPEGGKKNKEQKTLRLNINARERRRMHDLNDALDELRSVIPYAHSPSVRKLSKIATLLLAKNYILMQAQALEEMRRLVAYLNQGQAISAASIPATTALAAPGLPGLSAGISAYDQPPVYPFATGLAGSSCPDKCVLFNNVTSSLFKQCTDKP, encoded by the coding sequence ATGGACAGGAGAATGAACTTGAACGGACCAGGAGATATTTTCCACAAAACTCTCAGCGCGGTCTCCAACAAAAAGATGGACTCCTTCAGGTCGGCGGCTGGTGTTGACCTGCCGGGGTCCAGGGACCACCAGTCACCCATCAGCTGTTTTGATCAGACCGACTCGGACCCGATTCAACCCGGTGGACTGGCTGGGGGTCGAGGGGGGCCGCTGGGTCTGCCTACCGGATCTTTGTGCGTCAAATTCGGAGAGAGCAGCAACAGGACCTCGGCAGCAGAGAGCAGTGGCGGGGAGCAGAGCCCGGACGATGACAGCGACGGCAGATGTGAGATGGTTCTCCTGGCCGACGGGAGAACGGTGGCCGCCGGTAAACCGGAGGGAGGTAAGAAAAACAAAGAGCAGAAAACACTCAGACTAAACATCAACGCGCGGGAGAGACGGAGGATGCACGACCTGAACGACGCGCTGGACGAGCTGCGCTCTGTCATCCCGTACGCGCACAGCCCCTCCGTCCGGAAACTCTCCAAAATCGCCACTTTGCTGCTCGCCAAAAACTACATCCTCATGCAAGCGCAGGCtctggaggagatgaggaggctGGTGGCCTATCTGAACCAGGGCCAGGCCATCTCAGCGGCGTCCATACCCGCCACCACGGCCCTTGCTGCTCCGGGTCTACCAGGTCTGAGTGCGGGGATAAGTGCGTACGACCAGCCGCCTGTTTACCCCTTCGCCACCGGATTGGCCGGGTCATCCTGTCCGGACAAATGCGTCCTTTTCAACAACGTCACCTCGAGCCTGTTTAAACAATGCACTGACAAGCCTTAG